A genomic window from Triticum urartu cultivar G1812 chromosome 7, Tu2.1, whole genome shotgun sequence includes:
- the LOC125521857 gene encoding cyanidin 3-O-rutinoside 5-O-glucosyltransferase-like — MERSSATPHFLFVTTPMQGHINPARRLAARVMASMPGARVTFSTAVGGHRLMFPSLASPDEETVDDAGVLYVPYSDGFDEGFRPEVHGTDTYKERARALGRETLSAVVAGLAARGRPVTCMVYAFLVGWAPHVARAHGIPAALYWIQPAAVFAVYYHYFHGHEALIASCANDADPDAAVELPGLPPLRSSALPSVVSITSPEHPHYLLLDMMRDLFLVLDEYKPKVLVNTFDALEPDALGAVAQFELVAVGPVVPDEASPSRSDLFRRDDGKGYMEWLDTKPARSVVYVSFGSFLSMSERQAEETRRGLEATGRPYLWVARKGAGECATLDGGDDDNGVRAQGVVVEWCDQVKVLSHPAVGCFVTHCGWNSTLESVTSGVPMVAVPQWTDQPTVAWLVEARMGVGVRARADDEGAVDRGELQRCVETIMGDGEAALGIRAQADLWRGRAEEAIAGGGTSERNLRAFASELCSDVNGTRGDGVRAAATCT; from the coding sequence ATGGAAAGATCCTCAGCTACACCGCACTTCCTGTTCGTCACCACGCCGATGCAGGGCCACATCAACCcggcgcgccgcctcgccgcccgcgtgATGGCGTCGATGCCGGGCGCGCGCGTCACCTTCTCCACCGCCGTTGGAGGCCACCGGCTCATGTTCCCGTCCCTAGCGAGCCCCGACGAAGAGACCGTCGACGACGCCGGCGTGCTGTACGTCCCCTACTCCGACGGCTTCGACGAGGGGTTCAGGCCCGAGGTGCATGGCACGGACACCTACAAGGAGCGCGCGCGCGCCTTGGGGCGCGAGACGCTCTCCGCCGTCGTCGCCGGACTCGCCGCGCGGGGCCGCCCCGTGACGTGCATGGTCTACGCCTTCCTCGTCGGGTGGGCACCCCACGTCGCGCGCGCGCACGGGATCCCCGCGGCGCTCTACTGGATCCAGCCGGCCGCCGTGTTCGCCGTGTACTACCACTACTTCCACGGCCACGAAGCTCTCATCGCCTCCTGCGCCAACGACGCtgaccccgacgccgccgtcgaGCTGCCGGGACTGCCGCCTCTCAGGTCCAGCGCGCTCCCGTCTGTCGTGTCTATTACCTCGCCGGAGCACCCGCACTACCTGCTGCTCGACATGATGCGCGATCTCTTCTTGGTGCTCGACGAGTACAAGCCCAAGGTGCTCGTCAACACTTTCGACGCGCTGGAGCCGGACGCGCTCGGCGCAGTCGCGCAGTTCGAGCTCGTCGCCGTCGGGCCGGTGGTGCCGGACGAGGCATCTCCGTCGAGGTCGGACCTGTTCCGGCGCGACGACGGGAAGGGGTACATGGAGTGGCTGGACACGAAGCCGGCACGGTCCGTGGTGTACGTCTCGTTCGGGAGCTTCCTTTCGATGAGCGAGCGGCAGGCGGAGGAGACGAGGCGCGGCCTGGAGGCGACCGGCCGGCCGTACCTGTGGGTGGCGCGCAAGGGTGCCGGTGAATGCGCGACTTTggacggcggcgacgacgacaACGGAGTGCGCGCGCAAGGGGTGGTGGTGGAGTGGTGCGACCAGGTGAAGGTGCTGTCGCACCCGGCGGTGGGCTGCTTCGTGACGCACTGCGGGTGGAACTCGACGCTGGAGAGCGTCACGAGCGGCGTGCCGATGGTGGCCGTGCCGCAGTGGACGGACCAGCCGACGGTGGcgtggctggtggaggcgcgcaTGGGCGTTGGCGTGCGCGCCCGGGCGGACGACGAGGGCGCGGTGGACCGAGGCGAGCTGCAGCGGTGCGTGGAGACGATCATGGGCGACGGGGAGGCCGCGTTGGGGATCCGGGCTCAGGCGG